One Aphidius gifuensis isolate YNYX2018 linkage group LG3, ASM1490517v1, whole genome shotgun sequence DNA window includes the following coding sequences:
- the LOC122852371 gene encoding peroxisomal membrane protein PEX14, giving the protein MTTEQDTDNNNLVSRDKIINAAVSFLRNEKIIDTPYKKKEQFLKSKGLTDEEIKQAFAIANVEIANMNKNKFTSISIPNNYQNTYPSFYHHEIYQPTILHKIRLYFNTAAFVGTTFYCVYWFYKKFIEPLLFGRKKVETINDKVIQLDKNVKTSVKEIKDSVVKIESSVKKLLTNVPTDPTVQHLIRELKQDLASLKGLLLSRKQFPSAPASIPAWQIEAGVQNREKSREREDDAGSGSSTNNSDSSLEMIREDPPK; this is encoded by the exons ATGACTACTGAACAAGACACAGACAATAATAATCTTGTATCTCGTGATAAGATT ATAAATGCTGCAGTGTCATTTCTtcgtaatgaaaaaataattgatacaccttataaaaaaaaagagcaatttttaaaaagtaaaggTTTAActgatgaagaaataaaacaagCATTTGCAATAGCAAATGTTGAAATAgctaatatgaataaaaataaatttacaagtatTTCAATaccaaataattatcaaaatacatatccatcattttatcatcatgaaatttatcaaccaacaattttacataaaataagattatattttaatactgCTGCATTTGTTGGAACAACATTTTATTGTGTTTATTGGTTTTACaag aaatTCATTGAACCACTATTATTTGGACGTAAAAAAgttgaaacaataaatgataaagttattcaacttgataaaaatgtaaaaacatcagttaaagaaattaaagattcagttgttaaaattgaatcatcagttaaaaaattattaacaaatgtaCCAACAGATCCAACAGTACAACATTTAATAAGAGAATTAAAACAAGATCTTGCAAGTTTAAAAGGTcttttattatcaagaaaaCAATTTCCAAGTGCACCAGCATCAATACCAGCTTGGCAAATTGAAGCTGGTGTACAAAATCGTGAAAAATCACGTGAACGTGAAGATGATGCTGGAAGTGGAAGTAGTACTAATAATTCAGATAGTTCATTAGAAATGATACGTGAAGATCcaccaaaataa
- the LOC122852373 gene encoding 40S ribosomal protein S15-like, translating to MAEVDETLKKKRTFRKFTFRGVDLDQLLDMPNEQLMDLMHARARRRFSHGLKRKPMALVKKLRKAKKEAPPHEKPEIVKTHLRNMIIVPEMVGSIVGVYNGKTFNQVEIKPEMIGHYLGEFSVTYKPVKHGRPGIGATHSSRFIPLK from the exons atggCAGAG GTAGACGAAACTTTGAAGAAAAAGAGAACCTTCAGGAAGTTCACCTTCCGAGGTGTTGATCTTGATCAACTCTTGGATATGCccaa tgAACAACTTATGGATTTGATGCATGCTCGTGCAAGAAGACGTTTTTCTCATGGTTTAAAAAGAAAACCAATGGctcttgtaaaaaaattacgtaaagCCAAAAAAGAAGCACCACCACATGAAAAACCAGAAATTGTCAAGACTCATCTTCGTAATATGATAATTGTACCAGAAATGGTTGGTTCAATTGTTGGTGTTTACAATGGTAAAACATTTAATCAAGTTGAGATTAAACCAGAAATGATTGGACATTATCTTGGTGAATTTTCAGTAACATATAAACCTGTTAAACATGGTAGACCAGGTATTGGTGCTACTCATTCATCACGTTTTATTCCtctcaaataa
- the LOC122850989 gene encoding serine/threonine-protein kinase DDB_G0283821, with product MTELTELKMNVAALKRVDPYIKDIIETATHVALYTFNSDNNEWEKTDIEGALFVYSRNGEPYNSILIMNRLNTNNLVEPVTQGLDLQLQKPFLLYRNSKSNIYGIWFYDKDECLKIGNILNKLIKESDNKYPITTRLTSNKNITMNNNINNNSNNNNQNNNTTKTTNNVDIFSMLSKAQKDFNTTRGETPRNQNTDNIIVNTNDNNTPTTMSLGTDVTSQSVMDFFAKAKVNTGHFKAGDQPNQGITTHRTVTETKPFLARLMSHPAAHTLEHIEKQQRSITPQPQITTTTKTTTIDNDNEQVVVKIKRQVNKNTTTQLESVSHELQRQANLSINETTNGTSSFHRIQSPTSKTDIKYFCIICDGLNVTSTLPDALSTLSMNFASLGMDNKSVRSDESNISYHDISSAPALMPPVMFSASSPSENHNRPLEPLTRNQLLQAFNYLLKSDPDFMKKLHEAYVKSFSEILS from the exons atgactgaatTGACGGAGTTGAAGATGAATGTCGCAGCATTGAAACGCGTTGATCCATATATCAAAGATATTATTGAAACAGCAACGCATGTTGCACTTTATACATTCAATTCAGACAACAATGAATGGGAAAAAACTGATATTGAAGGtgcattatttgtttattcaagaaaTGGCGAACCATACAATAGCATTTTGATTATGAATCG tcTTAACACAAATAATTTAGTTGAACCAGTAACTCAAGGTTTGGATTTACAATTACAAAAGCCATTTTTGTTATACAGAAAttcaaaatcaaatatttatggtATTTGGTTTTATGATAAAGatgaatgtttaaaaattggtaatattttaaataaacttattaAAGAATCAGATAATAAATATCCAATTACAACACGAttaacatcaaataaaaatataacaatgaataataatattaataataacagtaataataataatcaaaataataatacaacaaaaacaacaaataatgttGATATATTTAGTATGTTGAGTAAAGcacaaaaagattttaataCAACTCGTGGTGAAACACCAAGAAATCAAAatactgataatattattgttaatacaaatgataataatacaccAACAACAATGTCACTTGGTACTGATGTGACGTCACAAAGTGTTATGGATTTTTTTGCCAAGGCCAAG gttaaTACTGGTCATTTTAAAGCTGGTGATCAGCCAAATCAGGGTATAACAACTCATCGTACAGTTACTGAAACAAAACCATTTTTAGCACGTTTAATGTCACATCCAGCAGCTCATACACTTGAGCATATTGAGAAACAACAAAGATCTATAACACCACAGCcacaaataacaacaacaacaaaaacaacaacaatagataatgataatgaacaagtagttgttaaaataaaacgacaagttaataaaaatacaacaacacaaTTAGAATCAGTATCACATGAATTACAAAGGCAAGCTAATTTGAGTATTAATGAAACAACAAATGGTACATCAAGTTTTCACAGGATACAATCACCAACATCAAAGacagatataaaatatttttgtatt ATTTGTGATGGACTCAATGTAACATCAACACTACCAGATGCATTATCAACACTTTCCATGAACTTTGCTTCACTTGGAATGGACAATAAATCAGtg cGTTCGGATGAATCAAATATATCATATCATGATATAAGTTCAGCACCGGCATTAATGCCACCAGTTATGTTTTCAGCATCAAGTCCATCAGAAAATCATAATCGACCATTGGAACCATTGACAAGAAATCAACTTTTGCAAGCATTTAATTATCTTCTCAAAAGTGATCCTgatttcatgaaaaaattacacgAAGCTTATGTCAAATCATTCAGTGaaattttatcttaa
- the LOC122852372 gene encoding CTD nuclear envelope phosphatase 1 homolog: protein MLKQLQMGMRAFLLMASRVWTCICFLLKKQVRTISQMQPVKYEIFPLSPLSRHRLSIVKRKVLVLDLDETLIHSHHDGVARPTVRPGTPPDFVLKVTIDRHPVRFFVHKRPHVDFFLDIVSQWYELVVFTASMEIYGAAVADKLDNNRGILRRRYYRQHCTPEMGSYTKDLATICSDLASVFILDNSPGAYRAYPHNAIPIKSWFSDAGDTALLSLLPVLDALRFTQDVRSVLSRNLHLPHTG, encoded by the exons ATGCTGAAACAATTACAGATGGGGATGAGGGCTTTCCTTCTTATGGCTTCCCGTGTGTGGACCTGCATTtgctttttattaaaaaagcaGGTTAGAACT atatcGCAAATGCAACCagttaaatatgaaatatttccATTATCACCATTGTCAAGGCACAGACTCa GTattgttaaaagaaaagtaCTTGTTTTGGATCTTGATGAAACATTGATACATTCACATCATGATGGAGTTGCAAGACCAACAGTTAGACCAGGTACACCACCTGATTTTGTTCTCAAAGTAACAATTGATCGTCATCCTGTTAGATTTTTTGTTCACAAACGACcacatgttgatttttttctggACATTGTTAGCCAGTG gtATGAATTGGTGGTATTTACAGCATCAATGGAAATATATGGTGCAGCTGTTGCTGATAAATTAGATAACAACCGAGGTATATTGAGACGTAGATATTATAGACAACATTGTACACCTGAAATGGGTTCATATACTAAAGATTTAGCAACAATATGTTCAGATTTAGCATCTGTTTTTATATTGGATAATAGTCCTGGTGCATACAGAGCATATCCAC aTAATGCAATACCAATTAAATCTTGGTTCAGTGATGCTGGCGATACTGCTTTATTAAGTTTACTTCCTGTTTTAGATGCTCTACGATTTACACAGGATGTACGTTCAGTTTTATCAAGAAATTTACATCTACCTCATACTGGGtag